ATCGGAACGGTCCTTCTGGCTGGATCGGGTAAGCGGGCTGCCGGGTGGCCGGGCAGTCAGGTCGTAGGCAGTCAGGTGGTTTGGGCGATCACGTCGGCGGCGGCGGCGATGCGGATGCCGTCCTTCAGCAGGGCGGTGCGCACCGCGGTGCCGATCGCCAGCGCGCCCGGCGTGTCGGAGTGGAAGCAGATCGAGTCGAAGGCAATGTCGATGTCGTCGCCCTCGACCGTCCGCACTTTCCCCTCGCGGCAGGCGCGCACGCACTTGTCGGCGACCTCCGCGGGATCGAGCGGCCGCATGCGGCGGGCGAAGACGATGGAGCCGCTGCGGTCATAGTCGCGGTCGGCGTAGAACTCCCGCACCACCGGCAGGCCGGCGGCGCTGGCGACGGCACAGGTCTTCGACACGTCCATGCAGAACAGCAGCGTGTCGGGGCTGGACTTCAGCAGCGCATCGACCATCAGGCGGGACAGCGTCTCGTCGCGCGCCGCCTCCATGTAGAGCGCGCCGTGCGGCTTGACGTGCTGCAGCCGGGTGCCGTGGCGGCGGGCGAACTCGCGCAGCGCGCCGACCTGGTAGAGGATGTCGTTGACCAGCTCGTCCGGCTTGGCCTGGATGACGCGGCGGCCGAAGCCCTGCAGGTCCCGGTAGCCCGGATGGGCGCCGAGCGCCACGCCGCGTTCCACCGCCAGCCGCACCACGCGATCCATCAGGTTGGGATCGCCGGCATGGAAGCCGGTGGCGACGTTGGCCGAACTGATGAGGTCCATCAGCGCGTCATCGGTGGCTTCGCCCAGCGTCCACTGACCGAAGCCTTCGCCGAGGTCACAGTTGAGGTCGACCATAGTGCGAGGCAACGCCTTACTCCCTTGCTTTGGGCCCCCGGCCGATGCTTGCGGAGCGGCGGCCGGCAGGATTGCTTGGAGTACAAGCGTATGACATCCCGAACCGTTGACAATTTTTAATTTCTGCGTTTGCTATATTGGAAAATCAGAACGCAAAATCGGGCCAGAAATTAGGCAGACTCCAAGCCAGACGCGGGTCCGTGATCGTTCCTGGCCGATCAAATCATAGGCATTTTCTGATTTTCCGGTACACGGCAGCAGAAAAAGCGGGGGTGCCGATGTTGAATTTCCGCCATGTGAAATATTTTATCGCCACCGCCAACCTGGGACAGGTGTCGCGGGCGGCGCGGGAGCTGTCGATCTCCCAGTCGGCCATCACCTCCGCGATCAAGGAGCTGGAGGCGGAAATCGGCGGGCGGCTGTTCGTCCGCACCGCACAGGGGATGGAGCTGACCGACACCGGCCGCCGCTTCCTCGCCGCCAGCCACCGCATCATGGCGAGCGTGGAGGAGGCGCTGCATCCCGCCGACACGGCGGCGGAGGTGGCGGGCAGCCTGTCGATCGGCGCCAGCTACACGGTGCTGGGCTATTTCCTGCCGCAGCATCTGGAACGGCTGGAGCGGCGCTATCCCAACCTGCGCATCCACATCCACGAGCTGACGCGCGAGATGATCGAGGACAACCTGATCACCGGCCGGCTCGACATGGCGGTGGTCCTGACCTCGAACATCAACAACCCGGAACTGACGACCGAAACGCTGATGAGCAGCCAGCGGCGCCTGTGGGTGCCGGCCGGCCACAAGCTGCTGGAGCTCGATTCGGTGGGGCTGCAGGACGTGGCGGAGCACCCCTACATCATGCTGACGGTGGACGAGGCCGCCCACTGGACGACGCGCTACTGGAGCGCTTCCCCCTTCCGGCCCAACGTCCGGCTGCGCACCTCGTCGATCGAGGCGGTGCGCTCCATCATCGCCAACGGCCAGGGCGTGACCATCCTGTCCGACATGGTGTACCGGCCCTGGTCGCTGGAGGGAAAGCGCATCGAGACGATCATCATGCGCGAGCGTGTGCCGG
Above is a genomic segment from Azospirillum thermophilum containing:
- a CDS encoding 5-oxoprolinase subunit PxpA, translated to MPRTMVDLNCDLGEGFGQWTLGEATDDALMDLISSANVATGFHAGDPNLMDRVVRLAVERGVALGAHPGYRDLQGFGRRVIQAKPDELVNDILYQVGALREFARRHGTRLQHVKPHGALYMEAARDETLSRLMVDALLKSSPDTLLFCMDVSKTCAVASAAGLPVVREFYADRDYDRSGSIVFARRMRPLDPAEVADKCVRACREGKVRTVEGDDIDIAFDSICFHSDTPGALAIGTAVRTALLKDGIRIAAAADVIAQTT
- a CDS encoding LysR family transcriptional regulator; this encodes MLNFRHVKYFIATANLGQVSRAARELSISQSAITSAIKELEAEIGGRLFVRTAQGMELTDTGRRFLAASHRIMASVEEALHPADTAAEVAGSLSIGASYTVLGYFLPQHLERLERRYPNLRIHIHELTREMIEDNLITGRLDMAVVLTSNINNPELTTETLMSSQRRLWVPAGHKLLELDSVGLQDVAEHPYIMLTVDEAAHWTTRYWSASPFRPNVRLRTSSIEAVRSIIANGQGVTILSDMVYRPWSLEGKRIETIIMRERVPAMDVGLAWRQGVELTPAMRLFRTHFSDVYQTPQSRMPR